CCACTACCCGGCGACTAAAGTCGTCGATGGACGACTGTCGGAGAGAACATGAATACACGGCTTACTTTCAAACACCTTGAGACGCCCGGCGAAGTGCGTGCAGCCTATCCCGTCATGAAGGAACTGCGCCCGCACCTGGCAAGCGCGGAGGCCTTCGCGGCGCAGGTGCAGGCCCAGCGCGACGAAGCGTACCGGCTGCTGGGCGCTTTCGATGGCGAACGCCTGCTTGGACTGGTCGGGTATCGTCACATGACGAACCTGATTTACGGGCCGTTCGTATACGTCGACGATCTCGTGGTGGCCG
This is a stretch of genomic DNA from Pandoraea faecigallinarum. It encodes these proteins:
- a CDS encoding GNAT family N-acetyltransferase, translating into MNTRLTFKHLETPGEVRAAYPVMKELRPHLASAEAFAAQVQAQRDEAYRLLGAFDGERLLGLVGYRHMTNLIYGPFVYVDDLVVAAGNKRAGVGSTLLGEVRQIARDTGCAHLVLDTGLHMALAQRFYFRNGLLAKGMHFRQSLDTAQETGQ